The Proteiniborus ethanoligenes genome segment AAGGTTACCAGTCATAGATTTTTCCGCAATTTTCTTACCAAATTGCCATTTCTTTTCTTTGGACAATTCTATAACTGTTGTTTCACCTTTATATATTCGTTGCCAATCTTCAGGCTTAAAATAGTATTTTCCATTGGTATGTATTGAGAAGTAGTTTACCATTTTAAGATTTTTATTAAGTATAGATTTCTCATATTCAATAGTGTCATACCCAAGCATTAGATTAATTAGATAATCTGCTATATCATCTTCTGAAAAAATTGATTCATCAAAGTTTTTCAGTAAAGGATTGTTTTCGTCGAACTCTTCTGATTTAACAAAAGCCTGGGCTCCAAACACTTTTTCTTGTTTTGTATTGTTAATGTAGCTGAAGGGAATAGCTGGATTTGGTGTCCTTATTGCTTTCCTTTTTCTTGTAGTGGTATCTAGTTCATATTTTACAAAGTCAACAATGTAAAGATAAGGACAACCTGTTCTGATTGTTGAATATGCTCGTCCGCTTCGCTGCCATGCCTGATTTCCTGCTTGAAGGGCACTACAGAATTCTATGGCACATAATATTTTTTCTTTTTGCTCTTCAAAGTCAACTTGAGTTATAGTGGCGTCTGGTGTTTCATCTAAAAAACTCCCTGCGGCTTTTAGTGTATCAAAGATATTATTATTCCAGCGCTTACGGTTAGCTTTGTTAAAGCCTGGATGATAAATAAGCCTCCATTGAAAACTAGATTTATTATAAATAAAATTAATATCTACCTGAATTGCTGCTTGTGAAATAAATTGTTTATTAATATCAACGATATCAAGCCTACGTGATATAAAATTAAAAATACGTTCACACTCAACGATGTTATCTCCATGAATTTTAAATGTCTGAAATGTCATTAAACCCCCTCCACCTTTCCACTTTTCACTTAAGAATTTTTTTATTTGAATAAGAATCAGACCTGTTACTGTTGTTAATACATGTTGGGAACGTCTACAATTTCATCAGAAAGAAACCAAAGGTCAAATCCTTAAATTCCACTTTTCATATCTGCATAAATTTTATAAGGCATGTTCTGATACTATCTTGCTAAATATTTGACATTAATCATTTTCATCTACTATCTCCATAATATCTGAAATATCACATTTAAGAGCCTTGCATATTTTTACTAAAATCTCAGTATTAACATTTTCATTTTTTCCGAGTTTAGCCATTGAAGCAGTACTAATACCAGCGGCTTCTCTTAAGTCCTTTTTTTTCATGTCTCTATCTATTAGAAGTTTCCAAAGCTTTTTATAACTTATGGACATAATTGCCACCTCACCTTAGTTACTCTAGATAGGCTATACTAAATAGGACAAGTAAATTCCGAACAATGGTATAATATAAATATATATATCACGGGGAGGAATTTAAATGGCAAAGCATTATGAAGAAGCATTTAAAAAGCAAATCGTAGCTTTATATAATAATGGAGAGACGTTAGCAGATATTAATAAGGAATATGGAATAGCGAAATCTACAGTTAAGACATGGATTGAAAGACATAATACTTCAGGTTCATTTGATGTTAACGATAATAGAACTGAGGAAGAAATAGAATTAATTAAATTAAGAAAAAAGGTAAAACAACTTGAAATGGAAAATGATATTTTAAAGCAGGCGGCACTACTACTAGGCAAAAAATAGACCTTATTATTTCTAATAAAAAGAAATACAGTATTAGTACCATGTGTAAGCTTTTGAAGGTCACTCGTAGTTTAGTATACTATCATTTGAACAGGGAATCCTGTGCTTCCTCTAAGTAAGAGGAAGTTATAGGAAGTCATATAATTAAAATATTTAGACTAAGCAAAAACAATTATGGTACCAGAAAAATCAAGGTTGAGCTAATGAAACTAGGCTATCCGGTATCCAGAAAAAGGATAGCAAGAATAATGAAAAGAAATAATCTGATATCCAACTATACAATAGCCCATTATAAGGTCCATAAGACTGCATGTAATGAAGCAGATACCCCTAATTTAGTAGATAGGGATTTTAATAAT includes the following:
- a CDS encoding helix-turn-helix domain-containing protein, encoding MSISYKKLWKLLIDRDMKKKDLREAAGISTASMAKLGKNENVNTEILVKICKALKCDISDIMEIVDEND